Proteins from a single region of Trypanosoma brucei brucei TREU927 chromosome 7, complete sequence:
- a CDS encoding microtubule-associated protein 1A/1B, light chain 3, putative — MKYNFKDSHSLVKRLNESAKVRKSHPNHFPVICEKVYNSDIGELDRCKFLVPSDLTVGQFVSVLRKRVQLEAESALFVYTNDTVLPSSAQMADIYSKYKDEDGFLYMKYSGEAAFG, encoded by the coding sequence ATGAAGTATAACTTCAAGGATTCACATTCTCTGGTAAAGCGATTGAATGAATCCGCAAAGGTGCGCAAGAGTCACCCCAACCATTTTCCCGTCATATGTGAAAAGGTGTATAACTCCGATATTGGTGAGTTAGACAGGTGTAAATTTCTCGTCCCATCTGATCTAACGGTCGGACAGTTTGTCAGCGTGCTACGCAAACGTGTGCAGCTGGAAGCCGAATCTGCACTCTTCGTTTATACCAATGACACAGTACTCCCCTCCAGTGCGCAAATGGCGGACATTTACTCCAAATATAAGGATGAAGACGGTTTCCTATACATGAAATATTCAGGTGAGGCGGCATTTGGATAA
- a CDS encoding hypothetical protein, conserved (Number of repeated genes in array uncertain, region may contain misassembly.), with protein sequence MSAPVDNVVVERLSTANQKPINEPRRFALLVLGTFCCICTSFMYAFNLISGAMQARYNLTQRDLSTITTVGIAVGYFLLPYSFIFDYLGPKPIFVIAMTVFCLGALLFALTFQEVIEGSVVRLSVYNGFLTLGCMLFDLGSVVTVLSVFPSNRGAVMAIVKTFTGLGSAIVGSIQLAFFSKSVANYFFFLMSFSLVVGTLAVVFMNLPPFHLTGYQKTHLDEEEKAQRLARKGVYLKQKAPMWRFVHGFAILVTLIVFLPLQGALVAYLKLGSNFKVGFAVTVIVLTVIFPFMAYPLTTFDGKRPHDDSEGETCCRREVAEEVSASDDTGVETDVDYIAPQFQETFIEGLKTARLWCLLWSIFCCVGVHYVIIYNARFIYTALAGEAPDDALNALLTVLNGVGSAVGRLCMSYFEVWSQKRRAEDRVPITFSMFVPSVCIITMLTLFLTLPKAALPLPYFIAALSNGFTAAIIALVTRTIFAKDPAKHYNFCFLGSVLSAIFLNRLLYGEWYTQQADKLGQDVCTERVCVVMPLAFMLGLAFPAFATSTYLHLQYRRLCMLALDERRRIREGERGPKEPSSCPKEPTRDAREAAPQ encoded by the coding sequence ATGAGCGCACCCGTCGACAACGTCGTGGTGGAGCGGCTCTCTACAGCCAACCAAAAACCCATCAACGAGCCCCGCCGCTTTGCGCTGTTGGTTCTTGGAACCTTCTGCTGTATATGCACATCCTTCATGTATGCTTTCAATCTTATATCTGGAGCAATGCAAGCGCGCTACAACCTCACACAGCGAGATCTCTCCACCATCACTACTGTTGGTATCGCAGTTGGATATTTCTTGCTGCCCTACAGCTTCATCTTTGACTATCTGGGGCCGAAGCCTATCTTCGTGATCGCAATGACAGTTTTCTGCCTGGGTGCGCTTCTGTTTGCCTTGACATTCCAAGAAGTGATTGAAGGATCTGTTGTGAGACTCAGTGTCTACAATGGTTTTTTAACATTGGGATGTATGTTGTTTGACTTGGGTTCAGTGGTAACAGTACTCAGCGTGTTTCCATCCAACCGTGGTGCCGTGATGGCTATCGTGAAGACATTTACGGGTCTTGGTTCCGCAATCGTCGGCAGTATTCAGTTGGCCTTCTTCAGCAAGAGTGTTGCCAActactttttcttcctgatGTCGTTTTCACTGGTCGTTGGTACCCTCGCCGTCGTGTTCATGAATCTACCACCATTCCATTTGACGGGTTATCAGAAGACACACcttgatgaagaagagaaggcacAGAGGCTTGCGCGCAAGGGTGTGTACCTGAAGCAGAAGGCACCCATGTGGCGTTTCGTTCATGGTTTCGCCATTCTCGTAACCCTCATTGTGTTCCTCCCCCTGCAGGGAGCGCTCGTAGCGTATCTCAAACTCGGAAGCAACTTCAAGGTGGGGTTTGCTGTGACAGTTATTGTGTTGACGGTAATATTCCCTTTTATGGCATACCCACTTACTACCTTCGACGGAAAACGCCCACATGACGATTCTGAGGGTGAAACGTGTTGTAGGAGAGAAGTGGCTGAGGAAGTTTCCGCGTCTGATGACACGGGTGTTGAGACTGATGTCGACTATATTGCTCCACAGTTCCAGGAAACATTTATCGAAGGATTGAAAACAGCACGGTTATGGTGCCTACTGTGGTCAATTTTCTGTTGCGTCGGTGTGCACTATGTTATCATCTACAATGCTCGTTTCATCTACACGGCACTTGCGGGTGAGGCCCCCGACGACGCGCTCAATGCCCTCCTTACTGTTCTCAACGGTGTGGGTAGTGCTGTAGGACGACTTTGTATGAGTTACTTCGAAGTCTGGTCGCAGAAGCGCCGTGCTGAAGATCGCGTCCCCATCACCTTCTCTATGTTTGTTCCTTCGGTTTGTATCATCACCATGTTGACActcttcctcactctccCGAAGGCTGCATTACCTTTACCATACTTCATCGCGGCACTTTCAAATGGTTTCACAGCGGCGATTATTGCATTGGTAACGCGCACAATATTCGCCAAGGATCCTGCAAAGCATTACAACTTCTGCTTTCTTGGCTCCGTGCTTTCAGCCATCTTCCTTAATCGACTACTGTACGGTGAGTGGTACACGCAACAAGCCGATAAGTTGGGTCAGGATGTTTGCACCgagcgtgtttgtgtggtgatGCCGCTTGCATTTATGTTAGGTCTCGCCTTCCCAGCATTTGCTACTAGCACCTACTTGCATCTGCAGTACCGCCGCCTTTGCATGCTTGCGCTTGACGAGCGTCGTCGCATCCGGGAGGGCGAACGTGGACCAAAGGAACCTTCTTCCTGCCCAAAAGAACCGACGAGGGATGCCCGTGAGGCTGCTCCGCAATGA
- a CDS encoding cis-prenyltransferase-like protein, protein MQPVLVANSEDALSWILIDSRGHGLAKSHLPIRGNVTAITEGFEVITLLFWTIFFFSCLLCLSVPLFYGTLSGVIHHCNVGFQLLSALTTSNEQHSNQKGGVKKDRFNITTAGNGNNRNGHVHQRSSRAATTPHDHNVKHLAVIMDGNRRYGQRHSVETVCVKELEDVCEFIFNEDMPLFGVEPIFKRLAFLLKRTKLDGHRVGGEKLLEFVKDCIDFNISMLTVYAFSTENWSRPALEVKVLMTLFYCYFERMRQTARKQGIFIRFISPAFEMIPSRIRRIMVDIEEETRRHVPRRIVVNVCVSYSGRDEIINACNGLLQKRSEYSPISTGDLMSQMLRSVTQADHEEEDASVLFDGGGAEPQILLRTSGEQRLSNFLLFECAYTEFLFVDKTWPEINREDLVKLLQDHDKRDKRYGK, encoded by the coding sequence ATGCAGCCTGTGCTGGTTGCCAACAGTGAAGATGCCCTGTCATGGATTTTAATCGATAGCAGGGGCCATGGGTTGGCGAAGAGCCACCTTCCCATACGTGGCAACGTCACTGCAATTACCGAAGGATTTGAGGTCATTACTCTCCTGTTCTGgaccatctttttcttcagttgTTTACTATGTTTGAGCGTACCTCTTTTTTACGGGACGCTTTCCGGGGTAATCCACCACTGTAACGTTGGCTTTCAGTTACTTTCTGCTCTCACAACGAGTAATGAGCAACACTCAAATCAAAAAGGAGGTGTAAAGAAGGACAGGTTTAATATCACTACAGCTGGTAATGGCAATAACAGAAATGGCCATGTGCACCAACGGAGTAGTCGCGCTGCAACCACTCCGCATGATCACAATGTAAAACACCTTGCCGTTATTATGGACGGAAACCGAAGGTACGGGCAGAGGCATTCTGTTGAAACCGTATGTGTGAAAGAGTTAGAAGATGTGTGTGAGTTTATCTTCAATGAAGATATGCCGTTGTTTGGTGTAGAACCAATTTTCAAGCGACTGGCGTTTCTCCTCAAACGCACCAAGTTGGATGGGCATCGTGTGGGAGGTGAGAAATTGCTAGAGTTCGTGAAAGATTGCATTGATTTTAACATCAGTATGCTAACTGTGTATGCCTTCTCTACGGAGAACTGGTCTAGACCTGCGCTAGAGGTCAAGGTGCTCATGACGTTGTTTTACTGTTATTTTGAGCGCATGCGCCAAACGGCAAGAAAACAGGGGATTTTCATACGCTTCATATCACCTGCGTTTGAAATGATCCCTTCCCGTATTCGACGTATTATGGTGGAtattgaagaagaaacacgACGGCATGTGCCGAGGCGTATTGTAGTTAACGTGTGTGTCAGCTACAGTGGGCGGGATGAGATCATCAACGCCTGCAACGGCCTCTTGCAGAAGAGGAGCGAATATTCCCCGATTTCAACCGGGGACTTGATGAGTCAAATGCTTCGTAGCGTAACGCAGGCTGATCACGAGGAGGAAGATGCTTCTGTTCTGTTCGATGGCGGAGGTGCAGAGCCACAAATTCTACTACGAACTAGTGGAGAGCAGAGACTCAGCAACTTCCTATTGTTTGAATGTGCCTACACAGAGTTCCTCTTCGTTGACAAAACCTGGCCCGAGATAAATAGAGAGGACCTTGTTAAACTCTTACAAGATCATGATAAGCGTGACAAACGCTACGGCAAATAA
- a CDS encoding microtubule-associated protein 1A/1B, light chain 3, putative: MSKKDSKYKMSHTFESRQSDAAKVRERHPDRLPIICEKVYNSDIGELDRCKFLVPSDLTVGQFVSVLRKRVQLEAESALFVYTNDTVLPSSAQMADIYSKYKDEDGFLYMKYSGEATFGC, translated from the coding sequence ATGAGTAAAAAAGATAGCAAGTACAAAATGAGCCACACCTTTGAGAGCCGACAGTCGGATGCCGCAAAGGTGCGTGAAAGGCATCCGGATCGTTTGCCCATCATATGTGAAAAGGTGTATAACTCCGATATTGGTGAGTTAGACAGGTGTAAATTTCTCGTCCCATCTGATCTAACGGTCGGACAGTTTGTCAGCGTGCTACGCAAACGTGTGCAGCTGGAAGCCGAATCTGCACTCTTCGTTTATACCAATGACACAGTACTCCCCTCCAGTGCGCAAATGGCGGACATTTACTCCAAATATAAGGATGAAGACGGTTTCCTATACATGAAATATTCAGGTGAGGCGACATTTGGATGCTAA
- a CDS encoding hypothetical protein, conserved (Number of repeated genes in array uncertain, region may contain misassembly.), with product MSAPVDNVVVERLSTANQKPVSEPRRFLMLVIGVSCSMCTSFMYAFNLISGAMQERYDLTQRDLSTITTVGICVGYFMLPYGFIYDYLGPRPVFVISMTVFCLGTLLLALTFQEVIEGSVVRLSVYNALMMLGCTLFDLGALVTVLSVFPSNRGIVVATMKTTTGLGSAILGSIRLAFFSGNTSAYFYFLMSWALAAGILALTFVRLPPFHLTGYQEKHLDEEEKAQLRMTKTVYLKQKAPMWRFVHGFAILVTLIVFLPLQGSLVAYLKLGSNFKVGFALVVIALIVIFPFMAFPLTTFDGKRPHDDSDSKAKEHVGAGDEISAAEDKVVETDVDYIAPQFQETFIAGLKTARLWCLLWSAFCCLGANYVIIYNARFFYTALAGEAPEDALNTLLTVLNGAGSAVGRLCMGYFEIWSQKRPAADRIPITAALYVPSVCIITMLTLFLTLPKAALPLPYFIVAFSNGFTAATMALVTRTIFAKDPAKHYNFCFIGSIMSAIFLNRLLYGEWYTQQADKLGQDVCTERVCVVMPLAFMLGLAFLGFLTTTYLHLQYRRLCKLALEERQRIREEERVLNELPSNPTEPTGNAGEPVHQLK from the coding sequence ATGAGCGCACCCGTCGACAACGTCGTGGTGGAGCGGCTCTCTACAGCCAACCAAAAACCGGTCAGTGAGCCCCGCCGTTTCCTCATGCTCGTCATTGGAGTCTCATGTTCCATGTGCACATCCTTCATGTATGCCTTCAATCTTATATCTGGAGCAATGCAGGAACGTTACGACCTCACACAGCGAGATCTCTCCACCATCACTACTGTTGGCATCTGTGTCGGATATTTCATGCTGCCTTATGGTTTCATCTATGACTATCTGGGGCCGAGACCTGTATTTGTAATATCAATGACAGTTTTCTGCCTGGGTACGTTGCTTCTCGCACTGACATTCCAAGAAGTGATTGAAGGATCTGTTGTGAGACTCAGTGTCTACAACGCCCTCATGATGCTCGGCTGCACACTCTTTGATTTGGGAGCCCTTGTGACAGTACTCAGCGTGTTTCCATCCAACCGTGGCATTGTTGTGGCTACTATGAAGACTACCACCGGACTTGGTTCCGCAATCCTCGGTAGCATTCGCCTTGCATTCTTCAGCGGCAACACCTCTGCTTATTTCTACTTCCTCATGTCGTGGGCCCTGGCCGCTGGCATCTTGGCTCTTACGTTCGTCCGGCTACCGCCATTCCATTTGACGGGCTATCAGGAAAAGCACcttgatgaagaagagaaggcacAGCTTCGCATGACCAAGACCGTGTACCTGAAGCAGAAGGCACCCATGTGGCGTTTCGTTCATGGTTTCGCCATTCTCGTAACCCTCATTGTGTTCCTCCCCCTGCAGGGATCTCTTGTAGCGTATCTCAAACTCGGAAGCAACTTCAAGGTGGGGTTTGCACTCGTTGTTATCGCGTTGATCGTAATATTCCCTTTTATGGCATTCCCACTTACTACCTTCGACGGCAAGCGCCCACATGACGATTCTGACAGCAAAGCCAAAGAACACGTTGGAGCAGGTGATGAAATTTCCGCGGCGGAAGATAAGGTAGTTGAGACTGATGTCGACTATATTGCTCCACAGTTCCAGGAAACATTTATCGCAGGATTGAAAACCGCACGGTTATGGTGCCTACTGTGGTCAGCTTTCTGTTGTCTTGGAGCCAATTATGTCATAATTTACAATGcccgttttttttacacGGCACTGGCGGGTGAGGCCCCTGAAGACGCGCTAAACACCCTCCTTACTGTTCTAAATGGTGCCGGTAGTGCCGTAGGACGACTTTGTATGGGCTACTTCGAAATCTGGTCGCAGAAGCGGCCTGCTGCTGACCGTATTCCGATCACCGCCGCTCTTTACGTTCCTTCGGTTTGTATCATCACCATGTTGACActcttcctcactctccCGAAGGCTGCATTACCTTTACCATACTTCATCGTGGCGTTCTCAAATGGTTTCACAGCGGCTACGATGGCACTCGTAACACGCACAATATTCGCCAAGGATCCTGCAAAGCATTACAACTTCTGCTTTATAGGTTCTATCATGTCAGCCATCTTCCTTAATCGTCTACTGTACGGTGAGTGGTACACGCAACAAGCCGATAAGTTGGGTCAGGATGTTTGCACCgagcgtgtttgtgtggtgatGCCGCTTGCATTTATGTTAGGTCTCGCCTTTCTTGGTTTTCTTACCACAACGTACTTGCATCTGCAGTACCGCCGCCTTTGCAAGCTTGCGCTTGAGGAACGTCAGCGCATCCGGGAGGAGGAGCGTGTGCTAAATGAGTTGCCTTCTAACCCTACAGAGCCGACGGGGAATGCCGGTGAACCTGTGCATCAACTCAAGTGA
- a CDS encoding mercaptopyruvate sulfurtransferase, putative (Number of repeated genes in array uncertain, region may contain misassembly. similar to GB:CAC85742.1: mercaptopyruvate sulfurtransferase {Leishmania mexicana}; similar to 3-mercaptopyruvate sulfurtransferase (EC 2.8.1.2) (Rhodanese-likeprotein) (MST) (Swiss-Prot:P31142) [Escherichia coli]), which translates to MHGDGLGRLHPGKVFLTIDEIKNGISSYQIFDVRYDLRNKEYGINQYNKGHVARATFVDLDRHLSGPVVECSKARHPMPDPHEFVEWCKSKGIGHFKPVLCYDDECGAMGACRMWWMLNALGVEAYVMTCGFKAYEAAGLPVESTPYDKNQSTSYWPYATEFKRLLKIKDIPPCAHMVDTRPALRFNTTVRPYGPDDIPGHIEGAVNLPYDVNILLVNRHEKRLRPNDECRSNTLKLLQGMWGGGEPNISHCVFYCGSGVTAAFSIAVAYHVGLGEPYLYAGSWSEYADTFNFTLARRIIKEHGLLISMVSSSLPYNMKATLNNVTLVVDGVVVNNPDEELKQALVHLHIGEKAHVTFKSQRQAVIEAHPRIDT; encoded by the coding sequence ATGCACGGTGACGGTTTGGGGCGTCTGCACCCCGGTAAGGTGTTCCTTACCATTGACGAGATTAAAAATGGCATATCTTCCTATCAGATCTTCGATGTCCGCTACGACCTCCGCAATAAAGAGTACGGTATCAACCAATACAACAAAGGGCATGTCGCGCGCGCCACATTTGTCGACTTGGATCGACACCTTAGCGGTCCCGTCGTGGAATGCAGCAAAGCACGGCACCCCATGCCAGACCCGCACGAGTTTGTCGAGTGGTGCAAATCCAAGGGAATTGGCCACTTCAAGCCCGTCCTTTGCTACGATGACGAATGTGGGGCGATGGGGGCGTGTCGGATGTGGTGGATGCTCAACGCCCTTGGTGTCGAGGCTTACGTAATGACATGTGGATTCAAAGCATATGAAGCAGCAGGTCTGCCCGTCGAGTCCACACCGTATGACAAGAACCAATCGACAAGCTATTGGCCTTACGCAACAGAGTTTAAGAGGCTGTTGAAAATCAAAGACATTCCTCCCTGCGCACATATGGTCGACACACGACCCGCGCTGCGCTTCAACACGACCGTGCGACCATACGGACCCGACGATATCCCTGGTCATATCGAAGGCGCGGTCAACCTTCCGTACGATGTGAACATATTGTTAGTAAATCGGCACGAAAAACGTTTGAGACCCAATGACGAATGTCGTAGTAACACTCTTAAGCTTCTTCAAGGAATGTGGGGTGGCGGTGAGCCTAATATTTCCCACTGCGTATTTTACTGCGGTAGTGGGGTGACCGCTGCATTCAGCATTGCAGTTGCATATCACGTCGGACTCGGCGAGCCCTATCTATATGCCGGTTCGTGGTCCGAATATGCAGACACATTTAACTTTACACTGGCGCGCCGTATCATTAAAGAGCACGGCTTGCTCATAAGCATGGTCTCATCAAGTTTGCCGTATAACATGAAAGCTACTCTTAACAACGTTACCCttgttgttgatggtgtGGTTGTAAACAATCCTGATGAGGAACTGAAACAGGCGCTAGTGCACCTCCACATTGGTGAAAAAGCACATGTAACGTTCAAAAGTCAGCGACAGGCTGTCATAGAGGCTCATCCTCGCATAGACACGTAA
- a CDS encoding hypothetical protein, conserved (Number of repeated genes in array uncertain, region may contain misassembly.) has product MSAPVDNVVVERLSTANQKPINEPRRFALLVLGTFCCICTSFMYAFNLISGAMQARYNLTQRDLSTITTVGIAVGYFLLPYSFIFDYLGPKPIFVIAMTVFCLGALLFALTFQEVIEGSVVRLSVYNGFLTLGCMLFDLGSVVTVLSVFPSNRGAVMAIVKTFTGLGAAIVGSIQLAFFSKSVANYFFFLMSFSLVVGTLAVVFMNLPPFHLTGYQKTHLDEEEKAQRLARKGVYLKQKAPMWRFIYGFVVLLILVVFLPLEGALVAYLKLGSNFKVGFAVTVIVLTVIFPFMAFPLTTFDGKRPHDDSEGDAKEHVEADDEVSAAEDKVVETDVDYIAPQFQETFIEGLKTARLWCLLWSIFCCVGVHYVIIYNARFIYTALAGEAPDDALNALLTVLNGVGSAVGRLCMGYFEVWSQKRRAEDRVPITLSMFVPSVCIITMLTLFLTLPKAALPLPYFIAAFSNGFMAATMALVTRTIFAKDPAKHYNFCFLGSVLSAIFLNRLLYGEWYTQQADKLDQDVCTERVCVVMPLAFMLGLAFPAFATSTYLHLQYRNLCLKALEERRRIKEAEDNQTNAENVCAEPTCDDNADACLEEKAADSSK; this is encoded by the coding sequence ATGAGCGCACCCGTCGACAACGTCGTGGTGGAGCGGCTCTCTACAGCCAACCAAAAACCCATCAACGAGCCCCGCCGCTTTGCGCTCTTGGTTCTCGGAACCTTCTGCTGTATATGCACATCCTTCATGTATGCTTTCAATCTTATATCTGGAGCAATGCAAGCGCGCTACAACCTCACACAGCGAGATCTCTCCACCATCACTACTGTTGGTATCGCAGTTGGATATTTCTTGCTGCCCTACAGCTTCATCTTTGACTATCTGGGGCCGAAGCCTATCTTCGTGATCGCAATGACAGTTTTCTGCCTGGGTGCGCTTCTGTTTGCCTTGACATTCCAAGAAGTGATTGAAGGATCTGTTGTGAGACTCAGTGTCTACAATGGTTTTTTAACATTGGGATGTATGTTGTTTGACTTGGGTTCAGTGGTAACAGTACTCAGCGTGTTTCCATCCAACCGTGGTGCCGTGATGGCTATCGTGAAGACATTTACGGGTCTTGGTGCCGCAATCGTCGGCAGTATTCAGTTGGCCTTCTTCAGCAAGAGTGTTGCCAActactttttcttcctgatGTCGTTTTCACTGGTCGTTGGTACCCTCGCCGTCGTGTTCATGAATCTACCACCATTCCATTTGACGGGTTATCAGAAGACACACcttgatgaagaagagaaggcacAGAGGCTTGCGCGCAAGGGTGTGTACCTGAAGCAGAAGGCACCCATGTGGCGTTTCATCTATGGTTTCGTCGTTCTTTTGATTCTTGTTGTCTTCCTCCCCTTGGAGGGAGCGCTCGTAGCGTATCTCAAACTCGGAAGCAACTTCAAGGTGGGGTTTGCTGTGACAGTTATTGTGTTGACCGTAATATTCCCTTTTATGGCATTCCCACTTACTACCTTCGACGGAAAACGCCCACATGACGATTCTGAGGGTGATGCCAAAGAACACGTTGAAGCGGATGATGAAGTTTCCGCGGCGGAAGATAAGGTAGTTGAGACTGATGTCGACTATATTGCTCCACAGTTCCAGGAAACATTTATCGAAGGATTGAAAACAGCACGGTTATGGTGCCTACTGTGGTCAATTTTCTGTTGCGTCGGTGTGCACTATGTTATCATCTACAATGCTCGTTTCATCTACACGGCACTTGCGGGTGAGGCCCCCGACGACGCGCTCAATGCCCTCCTTACTGTTCTCAACGGTGTGGGTAGTGCTGTAGGACGACTTTGTATGGGCTACTTCGAAGTCTGGTCGCAGAAGCGCCGTGCTGAAGATCGCGTCCCCATCACCTTGTCTATGTTTGTTCCTTCGGTTTGTATCATCACCATGTTGACActcttcctcactctccCGAAGGCTGCATTACCTTTACCATACTTCATCGCAGCGTTCTCAAATGGCTTTATGGCGGCTACGATGGCACTCGTAACACGCACAATATTCGCCAAGGATCCTGCAAAGCATTACAACTTCTGCTTTCTTGGCTCCGTGCTTTCAGCCATCTTCCTTAATCGACTACTGTACGGTGAGTGGTACACGCAACAAGCCGATAAGTTGGATCAGGATGTTTGCACCgagcgtgtttgtgtggtgatGCCGCTTGCATTTATGTTAGGTCTCGCCTTCCCAGCATTTGCTACTAGCACCTACTTGCATCTGCAGTACCGAAATCTTTGTTTGAAGGCCCTTGAGGAGCGACGGAGGATAAAGGAAGCTGAAGATAACCAAACAAATGCTGAAAATGTTTGTGCTGAACCTACCTGCGACGATAACGCTGATGCTTGTCTGGAGGAGAAAGCTGCTGATTCAAGCAAGtaa
- a CDS encoding hypothetical protein, conserved (Number of repeated genes in array uncertain, region may contain misassembly.), translating to MSAPVDNVVVERLSTANQKPINEPRRFALLVLGTCCSICTSFMYAFNLISGTMQARYRFSVKDIMNVNAVGLAVGYFMLPYGFIYDYLGPRPIFMLSLTVLCLGALLFALTLRGDIEGTVVRLSVYNGLMTLGCMLFDLGGVVTVLSVFPSNRGAIVAIMKSFVGLGAAILGSIQLAFFSDRPDIYFFSIMSFALTVGILGIVFMRLPPFHLTGYQEKHLDEEEKAQLRMTKTVYLKQKAPMWRFIYGFVLLLILVVFLPLQGALVAYLKLGSNFKVGFAVTVIVLTAIFPFMAFPLTTFDGKRPHDDSDGEVDDKEEMSEEPFPVEDKVVETDVDYIAPQFQETFIEGLKTARLWCLLSSVFCCVGGSFVVVFNSRFLYTALAGEPPSTNVGILLSVLGALGSAVGRLLTSGVEIWSQKRRAEDRVPITIALFIPSVCIITMLTLFLTLPKAALPLPHFLAAVADGFMATTTPLVARTIFAKDPAKHYNFCFLGSVLSAIFLNRLLYGEWYTQQADKLGQDVCTERVCVVMPLAFLLGLSFLAFITSTYVHLQYRNLCLKALEERQRVKEQHRASKDDSRVSTEPIGVI from the coding sequence ATGAGCGCACCCGTCGACAACGTCGTGGTGGAGCGGCTCTCTACAGCCAACCAAAAACCCATCAACGAGCCCCGCCGCTTTGCGCTGTTGGTTCTCGGAACATGTTGCTCAATCTGTACATCCTTCATGTATGCTTTCAATCTTATATCTGGAACAATGCAAGCACGCTACAGGTTTTCCGTAAAAGATATAATGAATGTCAATGCGGTAGGGCTTGCAGTTGGATATTTCATGCTGCCTTATGGTTTCATCTATGACTATCTGGGGCCGAGACCCATATTTATGCTCTCACTAACGGTGCTGTGTCTCGGTGCGTTGCTGTTTGCCTTGACATTACGAGGTGACATCGAAGGAACTGTTGTGAGACTCAGTGTCTACAATGGTCTCATGACATTGGGATGTATGTTGTTTGACTTAGGCGGTGTGGTGACAGTACTCAGCGTGTTTCCATCCAACCGTGGTGCCATTGTGGCTATCATGAAGAGCTTTGTGGGTCTTGGTGCTGCGATCCTAGGCAGTATTCAGTTGGCCTTCTTCAGTGACAGGCcagatatatatttcttttctatcATGTCGTTTGCCCTAACGGTTGGTATCCTCGGCATTGTATTCATGCGTCTGCCACCATTCCATTTGACGGGCTATCAGGAAAAGCACcttgatgaagaagagaaggcacAGCTTCGCATGACCAAGACCGTGTACCTGAAGCAGAAGGCACCCATGTGGCGTTTCATCTATGGTTTCGTCCTTCTTTTGATTCTTGTTGTGTTCCTCCCCCTGCAGGGAGCGCTCGTAGCGTATCTCAAACTCGGAAGCAACTTCAAGGTGGGGTTTGCTGTGACAGTTATTGTGTTGACCGCAATATTCCCTTTTATGGCATTCCCACTTACTACCTTCGACGGAAAACGCCCACATGACGATTCTGATGGTGAGGTGGATGataaagaggaaatgagTGAAGAGCCCTTCCCTGTGGAAGATAAGGTAGTTGAGACTGATGTCGACTATATTGCTCCACAGTTCCAGGAAACATTTATCGAAGGATTGAAAACAGCACGGTTATGGTGCCTACTCTCGTCAGTCTTTTGTTGCGTTGGTGGCAGCTTCGTCGTTGTGTTTAACTCTCGTTTCCTGTACACGGCGCTCGCGGGCGAGCCTCCGAGTACTAATGTTGGTATTCTTCTTTCCGTGTTGGGCGCCTTGGGTAGTGCTGTAGGCAGGCTGTTAACGAGCGGTGTAGAAATCTGGTCGCAGAAGCGCCGTGCTGAAGATCGCGTCCCCATCACCATTGCGCTGTTTATCCCTTCGGTTTGTATCATCACCATGTTGACActcttcctcactctccCGAAGGCTGCATTACCTTTGCCACATTTTTTGGCGGCAGTGGCAGATGGTTTTATGGCTACAACAACACCTCTCGTCGCCCGCACAATATTCGCCAAGGATCCTGCAAAGCATTACAACTTCTGCTTCCTTGGCTCCGTGCTTTCAGCCATCTTCCTTAATCGTCTACTGTACGGTGAGTGGTACACGCAACAAGCCGATAAGTTGGGTCAGGATGTTTGCACCgagcgtgtttgtgtggtgatGCCGCTTGCATTCTTACTTGGTTTATCTTTCTTGGCATTCATCACCAGCACCTACGTGCATCTGCAGTACCGAAATCTTTGTTTGAAAGCTCTTGAAGAACGTCAGCGTGTTAAGGAACAGCATCGTGCATCAAAGGATGATTCTCGTGTTTCTACGGAACCGATAGGTGTAATTTAA